One genomic region from Sciurus carolinensis chromosome 2, mSciCar1.2, whole genome shotgun sequence encodes:
- the LOC124972313 gene encoding 40S ribosomal protein S15a-like produces MVRMNVLADALKSINNAEKRGKCQVLIRPCSKVIVRFLTVMMKHGYIGEFEITDDHRAGKIVVNLTGRLNKCGVISPRFDVQLKDLEKWQNNLLLSRQFGFIVLTTSAGIMDHEEARRKHTGGKILGFFF; encoded by the coding sequence ATGGTGCGCATGAATGTCCTGGCTGATGCTCTCAAGAGCATCAACAATGCCGAAAAGAGAGGCAAATGCCAGGTCCTTATTAGGCCGTGCTCCAAAGTCATCGTCCGGTTTCTAACTGTGATGATGAAGCATGGTTACATTGGCGAATTTGAAATCACTGATGATCACAGAGCTGGGAAAATTGTTGTCAACCTCACAGGCAGGTTAAACAAGTGTGGAGTGATCAGCCCCAGATTTGATGtgcagctcaaagacctagaaaaatggcagaataatcTGCTCCTGTCCCGTCAGTTTGGTTTCATTGTATTGACAACCTCAGCGGGCATCATGGACCACGAAGAAGCAAGACGAAAACACACAGGAGGAAAAATCCTGggattctttttctag
- the Ap5m1 gene encoding AP-5 complex subunit mu-1 isoform X3 yields MAQRAVWLIRHEPGTPLCGTVRFSRRYPTVENRAKVFNGASYVPIPEDGPFLKALLFELRLLDDDKDFMECRDSCTHINKTSIYGLSIGNEELWPVVAFLKNGMVYASVPLVEQTLSPRPSLISISGISQGLELLFGIQDFLYSSQKNDTELNTKLSQLPNLLLQTCPFGTLLDTNLQNSVDNNNFASVSQPQKQPAWKAGTYKGKPQVSISITEKVKSMQYDKQDIADTWQVVGAVTCKCDLEGIMPNVTISLSLPTNGSPLQDILVHPCVTSLDSAILTSSSIDGVDDSAFSGPYKFPFSPPLESFSLCYYTSQVPVPPILGFYQMKEEEVQLKIKVNLKLHESVKNNFEFCEAHIPFYNRGPITQLEYKVSFGQLEVFREKSLLIWIIGQKFPKSMEISLSGTVTFGAKSHDKQPFDQICIGDTAYVKTGN; encoded by the exons ACGTTATCCAACTGTTGAAAACAGAGCCAAAGTATTCAATGGAGCAAGTTATGTGCCTATTCCCGAAGATGGTCCCTTTCTTAAAGCACTATTGTTTGAACTTAGATTACTGGATGATGATAAGGACTTCATGGAGTGTCGTGATAGTTGTACACACATCAATAAAACATCCATCTATGGACTTtcaataggaaatgaagaactctgGCCAGTAGTTGCTTTTCTGAAGAATGGCATGGTATATGCTAGTGTTCCACTAGTCGAACAAACTCTCTCCCCTCGTCCATCATTAATTAGCATCAGTGGAATTTCACAAGGCTTGGAACTTCTTTTTGGGATACAGGATTTTCTTTACTCTAGTCAAAAAAATGACACTGAACTGAATACAAAATTGAGCCAATTACCTAACTTGCTTCTACAGACTTGTCCATTTGGTACTTTATTAGATACCAACTTACAGAATTCAGTGgataataataattttgcttCTGTATCTCAGCCACAAAAACAGCCAGCTTGGAAAGCTGGAACATACAAAGGAAAACCACAGGTTTCTATTTCTATCACTGAAAAGGTAAAATCCATGCAATATGATAAACAGGATATAGCAGATACATGGCAAGTTGTTGGAGCAGTCACTTGCAAG TGTGATTTAGAAGGAATCATGCCAAACGTCACCATCAGCTTGAGCCTCCCCACCAATGGATCTCCACTTCAAGATATTCTAGTTCATCCTTGTGTGACTTCTCTTGATTCTGCCATTCTGACTTCTAGCAGCATTGATGGAGTGGATGATTCTGCATTTAGTGGGCCTTATAAATTTCCATTCTCTCCACCCTTAGAGTCATTCAGTTTATGCTACTATACTTCCCAG GTCCCTGTCCCACCAATTTTGGGTTTTTATCAAATGAAAGAAGAAgaagtacaactaaaaataaaagttaatttaaaacttcatgaaagtgtgaaaaataattttgaattctgTGAAGCTCATATACCTTTTTACAATAG AGGTCCAATTACACAATTGGAATACAAAGTTAGTTTTGGCCAACTTGAAGTATTTCGAGAGAAAAGCTTACTGATCTGGATTATTG gCCAGAAGTTCCCCAAATCAATGGAAATTAGTCTTTCTGGAACTGTAACTTTTGGAGCCAAGAGCCATGACAAGCAGCCATTTGACCAGATTTGTATTGGAGATACAGCATATGTGAAG